A region of Sugiyamaella lignohabitans strain CBS 10342 chromosome A, complete sequence DNA encodes the following proteins:
- the SEC16 gene encoding Sec16p (COPII vesicle coat protein required for ER transport vesicle budding; essential factor in endoplasmic reticulum exit site (ERES) formation, as well as in COPII-mediated ER-to-Golgi traffic; bound to periphery of ER membranes and may act to stabilize initial COPII complexes; interacts with Sec23p, Sec24p and Sec31p; GO_component: GO:0012507 - ER to Golgi transport vesicle membrane [Evidence IDA] [PMID 7593161]; GO_component: GO:0000139 - Golgi membrane [Evidence IEA]; GO_component: GO:0005783 - endoplasmic reticulum [Evidence IEA]; GO_component: GO:0070971 - endoplasmic reticulum exit site [Evidence IDA] [PMID 22675024]; GO_component: GO:0005789 - endoplasmic reticulum membrane [Evidence IEA]; GO_component: GO:0016020 - membrane [Evidence IEA]; GO_function: GO:0043495 - protein anchor [Evidence IDA] [PMID 12235121]; GO_function: GO:0043495 - protein anchor [Evidence IDA] [PMID 7593161]; GO_process: GO:0048208 - COPII vesicle coating [Evidence IEA]; GO_process: GO:0048208 - COPII vesicle coating [Evidence IDA] [PMID 12235121]; GO_process: GO:0006914 - autophagy [Evidence IEA]; GO_process: GO:0070973 - protein localization to endoplasmic reticulum exit site [Evidence IMP] [PMID 22675024]; GO_process: GO:0015031 - protein transport [Evidence IEA]; GO_process: GO:0006810 - transport [Evidence IEA]; GO_process: GO:0016192 - vesicle-mediated transport [Evidence IEA]) has translation MGDDISADRGFGRDLDSILMSEMYEFILISHPPEVKSLNPFSHLLPYKLQHAFSLADFGYTTEVQKLLEPISKATCKEMPKFGEVLDSLMHRVSALDGASSGSSGWFGGKLARPKFDKIMMQSFNKFVAGDDDTPVSTNETAQEGGIFKRLASTPANVTSSAPGSSLETSPNYFNQQPYAASQRQASQPAIHQPNEYAPIPRTHSLQSVGPSGNGTISNEYLNRVQSHANVPLMSSAYAPHAPHAPLGSQAPLQPLLPANGVHDITSRSAATSPNFGLRKASAALSSDTYAIDSRPTSPAAASVGTGPYSRRSSNAVSDEPVNSVYAPPSRTGSSQSARPVSRPFTPEAPVLPPPTKPVDASPVYNKRETPQVSPKSNKTLNSSPSKSVHNPYAVQPSSGSSGSVSNPYNPYAPQTSQPKLAISRKHVSSPYEAPAKAIDSLEESKSEEQEEPVATASYGYNPYGAIYGGEDVPATAGVAPSEQEGDAKDQTADEARDERDETRREDEILEEENGREEDLYSSYEPPSYGFQAEPIAEDNFVDPEASDSYYTPAVAAPAFSAPTFSAPGTSYRAPPTAIPEEDEEDEDLGFANAKKKSESEDSKEKEDERDEEDEKSDSKTKGKETSSDGKKGWFSGWFKKGEDDGQPKAVRAKLGEESSFYYDQELKRWVNKKAPLDNAKPAAPAPPPKSSKPSAASTPGIPSPSTVATPSPVATPPIGGERAASAPVRAPPGMPGPSSLSGGPSLSASTSSSDLRKPSPSSGGGLDDLLASVPTTRKPAKRSARNRYVDIMAQK, from the coding sequence ACCGTGGTTTTGGTCGTGACCTGGATTCTATTCTTATGAGTGAGATGTATGagtttattttgatttctcatCCTCCTGAGGTCAAGAGTCTGAATCCGTTCTCGCATTTGTTACCGTACAAGTTACAGCATGCCTTTTCTCTGGCTGATTTCGGTTATACTACCGAGGTACAAAAATTACTGGAACCTATTAGCAAGGCCACTTGTAAGGAGATGCCTAAGTTTGGTGAAGTGCTGGACAGTTTGATGCACAGGGTATCTGCTCTGGATGGTGCCAGTAGTGGCAGTTCGGGTTGGTTCGGTGGAAAGCTTGCAAGACCCAAGTTTGACAAGATCATGATGCAGTCGTTCAACAAGTTTGttgctggagatgatgacACTCCCGTGAGCACAAACGAGACTGCTCAAGAAGGTGGTATTTTCAAGCGTTTGGCTAGTACTCCTGCAAATGTTACCAGTAGTGCACCTGGATCTAGTCTCGAGACAAGCCCTAATTACTTTAACCAGCAGCCATATGCTGCCAGTCAGCGCCAAGCTTCACAGCCTGCTATTCATCAACCAAATGAGTATGCTCCTATTCCAAGAACACATTCTCTGCAGTCAGTTGGTCCTAGTGGTAATGGCACTATCTCAAATGAGTACTTGAACCGTGTTCAATCACACGCGAATGTTCCTTTGATGTCTTCGGCTTACGCTCCTCATGCTCCACATGCTCCTCTTGGATCACAGGCTCCTCTTCAACCTTTGTTACCAGCCAATGGAGTCCACGACATTACATCCCGCTCAGCTGCCACATCGCCTAATTTCGGACTTCGTAAAgcatctgctgctcttaGTTCAGATACCTATGCTATAGATAGTCGACCTAcctcaccagcagctgcttctgttgGCACTGGCCCATATTCTCGTCGCTCGTCGAATGCTGTATCTGATGAGCCAGTTAACAGCGTCTATGCTCCACCCTCAAGGACCGGTAGCAGCCAAAGTGCTCGTCCAGTTTCTCGTCCATTTACCCCTGAGGCTCCTGtattaccaccaccaactaAACCTGTTGATGCCTCACCCGTTTATAATAAGCGGGAAACTCCTCAAGTATCGCCCAAGTCTAATAAGACTCTGAACTCGTCTCCATCCAAATCTGTTCATAACCCGTATGCTGTTCAACCAAGTTCAGGATCAAGTGGCTCTGTTTCAAATCCTTACAACCCATATGCTCCTCAGACTAGCCAACCAAAACTAGCTATATCGAGAAAGCATGTTTCGTCGCCTTACGAAGCTCCTGCTAAGGCTATCGACTCCTTAGAAGAAAGCAAATCggaagaacaagaagagcCTGTAGCTACTGCTTCATATGGTTACAACCCTTATGGAGCCATTTATGGTGGCGAAGATGTACCAGCCACCGCTGGGGTGGCACCTTCTGAACAAGAGGGTGATGCCAAAGATCAGacagctgatgaagcaaGAGACGAGAGAGATGAAACCAGGAGAGAGGATGAGATTCTAGAAGAGGAAAATGGCCGGGAAGAAGATCTTTATTCCAGCTACGAGCCTCCAAGTTATGGGTTCCAAGCTGAGCCTATTGCCGAGGATAATTTTGTCGACCCAGAAGCTTCTGATAGCTATTATACACCAGCAGTAGCCGCTCCTGCATTCTCAGCTCCAACATTCAGTGCTCCTGGCACTTCGTATcgagcaccaccaacagccaTTCccgaagaagatgaagaagacgaagaccTCGGTTTTGCGAATgcaaagaaaaagtcaGAGTCGGAAGATTCtaaggagaaagaagatgagagagatgaagaggacgaGAAATCAGATTCCAAGacaaaaggaaaagaaacttCATCCGATGGTAAAAAGGGCTGGTTTAGTGGATGGTTCAAGAAAGGTGAGGATGATGGCCAACCAAAGGCAGTTCGAGCCAAGCTTGGCGAAGAGTCGTCGTTTTATTATGACCAAGAACTCAAGAGATGGGTTAATAAGAAAGCGCCTTTGGATAACGCAAAACCTGCTGCgccagcacctccaccaaAGTCATCCAAaccatctgctgcttcaacACCGGGTAttccttctccttctaCTGTAGCCACTCCAAGCCCTGTTGCTACTCCTCCAATAGGTGGTGAAAGGGCGGCATCGGCACCAGTCAGAGCACCACCAGGAATGCCAGGTCCTAGCTCTTTATCAGGTGGTCCCTCGCTTTCAGCGTCGACTTCAAGCTCTGATCTCCGAAAGCCTTCTCCTTCCTCCGGAGGTGGTTTAGACGACCTCCTTGCCAGCGTTCCTACTACTCGTAAACCAGCAAAGAGAAGTGCTCGAAATCGTTATGTTGACATTATGGCTCAAAAGTAA
- the RPC40 gene encoding DNA-directed RNA polymerase core subunit RPC40 (RNA polymerase subunit AC40; common to RNA polymerase I and III; GO_component: GO:0005736 - DNA-directed RNA polymerase I complex [Evidence IDA] [PMID 11486042]; GO_component: GO:0005736 - DNA-directed RNA polymerase I complex [Evidence IDA] [PMID 9837969]; GO_component: GO:0005666 - DNA-directed RNA polymerase III complex [Evidence IDA] [PMID 10611227]; GO_component: GO:0005666 - DNA-directed RNA polymerase III complex [Evidence IDA] [PMID 3905793]; GO_component: GO:0005730 - nucleolus [Evidence IEA]; GO_component: GO:0005634 - nucleus [Evidence IEA]; GO_function: GO:0003677 - DNA binding [Evidence IEA]; GO_function: GO:0003899 - DNA-directed RNA polymerase activity [Evidence IEA,IEA]; GO_function: GO:0001054 - RNA polymerase I activity [Evidence IDA] [PMID 9837969]; GO_function: GO:0001056 - RNA polymerase III activity [Evidence IDA] [PMID 3905793]; GO_function: GO:0046983 - protein dimerization activity [Evidence IEA]; GO_process: GO:0042254 - ribosome biogenesis [Evidence IEA]; GO_process: GO:0042797 - tRNA transcription from RNA polymerase III promoter [Evidence IDA] [PMID 3905793]; GO_process: GO:0006360 - transcription from RNA polymerase I promoter [Evidence IDA] [PMID 9837969]; GO_process: GO:0006351 - transcription, DNA-templated [Evidence IEA]) — protein MIAEIPSVAIDKVNIWNNTSLIHDEVLASRLGLIPIQICPDWLAWYNEAGPVTYDSEGNPESKFNSSNTVEFSLQVKCERNPDAPKDCKDPNILYQHATVYASDLKYVPHGDQPSFMNPAPTVSNPDIIVAKLRPGQEITLSAYAILGIGADHAKFSPVATASYRMLPVIDIIGEPIKGDLAKKFQKCFPSGVVGINSKGEAYIADARKDTVSREVLRHEEFNGRVKLGRRRDHFIFNIESTGAMQPDEIFVKSVKHLQNKAEELLSYDLATST, from the coding sequence ATGATCGCAGAGATTCCATCAGTTGCCATTGATAAAGTTAATATCTGGAACAACACTTCACTAATTCACGACGAGGTATTGGCTTCGAGATTAGGTTTGATTCCTATACAAATATGCCCTGACTGGCTTGCTTGGTACAATGAGGCCGGTCCAGTAACCTATGATAGCGAAGGAAACCCAGAGTCGAAATTTAATAGCAGTAATACAGTGGAATTCTCATTGCAAGTCAAGTGTGAGAGAAACCCAGATGCCCCCAAGGACTGCAAAGACCCCAATATCCTTTATCAACACGCTACTGTGTATGCCAGTGACCTGAAATATGTTCCTCACGGAGACCAGCCAAGCTTTATGAACCCAGCACCAACTGTTTCGAATCCCGATATCATCGTAGCCAAGCTCAGACCGGGTCAAGAAATCACACTTTCTGCATATGCCATCCTAGGTATTGGTGCTGACCATGCCAAGTTCAGTCCTGTTGCTACCGCTTCATACCGAATGCTGCCAGTTATTGACATCATTGGCGAACCCATCAAAGGCGACTTAGCCAAGAAGTTCCAAAAATGCTTCCCATCAGGAGTTGTGGGAATCAACTCCAAGGGTGAAGCTTACATTGCTGATGCTAGAAAAGACACAGTTTCACGAGAGGTTCTCCGTCACGAAGAATTTAACGGCCGTGTGAAGCTTGGTCGCAGACGTGACcacttcatcttcaacatcgaAAGCACTGGAGCCATGCAACCCGACGAGATCTTTGTCAAGAGTGTTAAGCACCTCCAGAACAAGGCCGAAGAGCTACTTAGCTACGACCTGGCCACCTCCACCTAG
- the TXL1 gene encoding thioredoxin-like protein (top hit is XP_003029647.1 originated in Schizophyllum commune H4-8) → MPTFVYFHKTKETDRVRGATPEGIYKSLQALSKLAPNAVRSNAGESGAGSSSSGTSSGVPEDIKQILTKTKLESLNDVLHFGEAEVLNIKSSDPSKDLRELLDISPKASPVSVQSDADSQILIYLPLQNKAKVHSIYIKSTLPSDSDDSEEVQTPSTIKVWANLPSTISFDDATDGGIKPLFHSAVPEPDANGWREIPLRYVHFQNVTSLQIFLDGDDEDAATIVNKILIVGSKGENREQGKIEKIE, encoded by the coding sequence ATGCCTACATTTGTTTACTTTCATAAAACGAAAGAAACTGATAGAGTACGTGGTGCCACTCCTGAAGGTATTTATAAGAGTTTGCAAGCATTATCGAAGCTGGCACCCAATGCAGTGAGATCCAATGCTGGCGAAAGTGGTGCCGGTTCCTCAAGCAGCGGTACAAGTAGTGGTGTGCCAGAGGATATTAAACAGATTCTGACCAAAACCAAACTTGAATCTTTAAATGATGTTTTACATTTTGGAGAGGCTGAGGTATTGAATATCAAGTCTTCAGACCCTTCGAAAGATCTTCGTGAACTTTTGGACATTTCACCTAAAGCGTCCCCAGTATCAGTGCAGTCAGATGCCGACTCGCAGATTCTCATCTACTTGCCTCTTCAGAACAAAGCTAAAGTCCATTCTATCTACATCAAATCGACTCTTCCTAGCGATAGTGATGACTCTGAAGAAGTCCAAACCCCATCCACTATCAAAGTATGGGCCAATTTGCCATCTACCATCTCGTTTGACGATGCCACTGACGGTGGTATCAAACCATTGTTCCACTCTGCAgttccagaaccagatgCTAATGGCTGGCGCGAAATTCCTCTTCGATATGTACACTTTCAAAATGTGACATCTCTCCAGATATTCTTGGAtggtgatgacgaagatgccGCAACCATTGTTAACAAGATCCTGATTGTCGGTTCCAAGGGAGAGAATCGCGAACAGGGCAAGATAGAGAAGATCGAGTAA
- the TIF1 gene encoding translation initiation factor eIF4A (Translation initiation factor eIF4A; DEA(D/H)-box RNA helicase that couples ATPase activity to RNA binding and unwinding; forms a dumbbell structure of two compact domains connected by a linker; interacts with eIF4G; protein abundance increases in response to DNA replication stress; TIF1 has a paralog, TIF2, that arose from the whole genome duplication; GO_component: GO:0005737 - cytoplasm [Evidence IEA,IEA]; GO_component: GO:0005737 - cytoplasm [Evidence ISS] [PMID 2648398]; GO_component: GO:0016281 - eukaryotic translation initiation factor 4F complex [Evidence IGI] [PMID 10409745]; GO_component: GO:0016281 - eukaryotic translation initiation factor 4F complex [Evidence IGI,ISS] [PMID 2648398]; GO_component: GO:0005840 - ribosome [Evidence TAS] [PMID 9841679]; GO_function: GO:0005524 - ATP binding [Evidence IEA,IEA]; GO_function: GO:0004004 - ATP-dependent RNA helicase activity [Evidence IDA,IMP] [PMID 1502180]; GO_function: GO:0008026 - ATP-dependent helicase activity [Evidence IEA]; GO_function: GO:0003723 - RNA binding [Evidence IEA]; GO_function: GO:0008186 - RNA-dependent ATPase activity [Evidence IDA] [PMID 24471916]; GO_function: GO:0004386 - helicase activity [Evidence IEA,IEA]; GO_function: GO:0016787 - hydrolase activity [Evidence IEA]; GO_function: GO:0003676 - nucleic acid binding [Evidence IEA]; GO_function: GO:0000166 - nucleotide binding [Evidence IEA]; GO_function: GO:0003743 - translation initiation factor activity [Evidence IEA]; GO_function: GO:0003743 - translation initiation factor activity [Evidence IDA,IMP] [PMID 1502180]; GO_function: GO:0003743 - translation initiation factor activity [Evidence ISS] [PMID 2648398]; GO_function: GO:0003743 - translation initiation factor activity [Evidence TAS] [PMID 9841679]; GO_process: GO:0006200 - ATP catabolic process [Evidence IEA]; GO_process: GO:0006446 - regulation of translational initiation [Evidence ISS] [PMID 2648398]; GO_process: GO:0006412 - translation [Evidence IEA]; GO_process: GO:0006413 - translational initiation [Evidence IEA]; GO_process: GO:0006413 - translational initiation [Evidence IDA,IMP] [PMID 1502180]) codes for MSEGLADIEAEQIVTNYDEVVDSFDALNLKEPLLRGIFAHGFETPSSIQQRAILPVIKKHDVLAQSQSGTGKTATFSIATLQNIDTNIKATQALILAPTRELALQIQKVVLALGDFLKVNCHACIGGTNIQEDIQMLREGAQVIVGTPGRVLDMITRRHLRTDKIKMFVLDEADEMLSRGFKSQIYDIFQNLPTDIQVVLLSATMPSSVLEVTTKFMRDPIRILVKKDELTLEGIKQFYIDVGEEQFKIDVLIDLYETITVTQAVIFCNTRRKVEYVQQALTEKDFTVSAMHGDMDQAQRDTIMQEFRTGSTRILISTDLLARGIDVQQVSLVINFDLPTNQENYIHRIGRGGRFGRKGVAINFVTSEDIDAMREIEMFYSTQIEEMPMNIADLI; via the coding sequence ATGTCTGAGGGACTCGCTGATATCGAAGCTGAACAAATTGTCACCAACTACGACGAGGTTGTCGACTCTTTCGATGCTCTTAACCTTAAGGAGCCTCTTTTGAGAGGTATTTTTGCCCACGGTTTCGAAACCCCTTCTTCTATTCAACAACGTGCCATTTTGCCCGTTATCAAGAAGCACGATGTTCTTGCTCAATCTCAatctggtactggtaagacCGCCACTTTCTCCATTGCCACTTTACAAAACATTGATACCAACATCAAGGCCACCCAAGCTCTTATCTTGGCTCCTACCCGTGAGTTGGCTTTGCAAATCCAAAAGGTCGTTTTGGCCCTTGGTGACTTCCTTAAGGTCAACTGTCACGCCTGTATTGGTGGTACCAACATCCAAGAGGACATTCAAATGCTCCGTGAGGGTGCCCAAGTTATCGTTGGTACTCCCGGTCGTGTTCTTGATATGATTACTCGTAGACACCTCCGTACCGACAAGATCAAGATGTTCGTTCTTGATGAGGCCGATGAGATGTTGTCCCGTGGTTTCAAGTCTCAAATCTACGACATTTTCCAAAACTTGCCCACTGACATCCAGGTCGTCCTTTTGTCTGCCACCATGCCCAGCTCTGTTTTGGAGGTCACCACCAAGTTCATGCGTGACCCCATCCGTATCCTTGTCAAGAAGGATGAGTTGACTTTGGAAGGTATCAAGCAATTCTACATTGACGTTGGTGAGGAGCAATTCAAGATCGATGTTTTGATTGATCTTTACGAGACTATCACTGTCACCCAAGCCGTTATCTTCTGTAACACCAGAAGAAAGGTCGAGTACGTCCAACAAGCTCTTACCGAGAAGGATTTCACTGTCTCTGCCATGCACGGTGATATGGACCAAGCTCAACGTGACACCATCATGCAAGAGTTCCGTACCGGATCCACCCGTATCCTTATCTCGACCGATTTGCTTGCCCGTGGTATCGACGTTCAACAAGTTTCGCTCGTTATCAACTTCGATCTCCCCACCAACCAAGAGAACTACATTCACCGTATCGGTCGTGGTGGTCGTTTCGGTCGTAAGGGTGTTGCTATCAACTTTGTCACCTCTGAGGATATTGATGCCATGAGAGAGATCGAGATGTTCTACTCCACTCAAATCGAGGAGATGCCCATGAACATTGCTGACCTCATCTAA